Proteins encoded by one window of Enterococcus faecalis:
- a CDS encoding prepilin peptidase: protein MFFLNLFLIGACFGSFLCLVAERLPVGRSLWWPPSHCQGCHQPLQLYELIPVVSILLQRFRCRKCQQPVAKSYLLAELVMGGLTASCFSAGLTIDALILWWWLTSAFTLSLIDYWYLVVEPKILYPSFLVLCLLKMAGQHSFYLLTGLFCFCFFQAVLHYFPEAMGRGDLLLLGLWGCFLQVPQLLMLLFFASSYGLIYGYSCKFLGYPVEQTLPFVPFLSLGLLTISCL, encoded by the coding sequence ATGTTTTTCTTGAATCTCTTTTTGATTGGTGCCTGTTTCGGTTCTTTTTTATGCTTAGTGGCGGAGCGCTTACCAGTAGGGCGTTCTTTGTGGTGGCCCCCTTCCCACTGTCAAGGTTGCCACCAGCCTCTACAACTCTATGAATTAATTCCAGTTGTTTCGATTTTGCTGCAGCGCTTTCGTTGTCGAAAGTGTCAACAGCCAGTAGCTAAGAGTTATCTTTTAGCAGAACTTGTCATGGGCGGGTTAACCGCAAGCTGTTTTTCAGCTGGCCTGACGATTGATGCTTTGATTCTCTGGTGGTGGCTGACGAGTGCTTTCACATTATCCTTGATTGATTACTGGTATTTAGTGGTTGAACCGAAGATTCTTTATCCTAGTTTTCTTGTGCTTTGTTTGCTGAAAATGGCGGGTCAGCATTCGTTTTACTTACTGACTGGTCTTTTTTGTTTTTGTTTTTTCCAAGCCGTCTTACATTATTTTCCGGAAGCCATGGGGCGAGGGGATCTTTTGTTACTGGGTTTGTGGGGCTGTTTTTTACAGGTACCTCAGTTGCTGATGCTACTATTTTTTGCCAGTAGTTATGGCCTAATCTATGGCTACAGCTGTAAATTTTTGGGGTATCCAGTTGAACAGACACTTCCCTTTGTCCCCTTTTTAAGTTTGGGCTTACTCACAATCAGTTGCTTATAG